CATCGAATTCGTTGAGGGCACTGCGTAGTTCTTCACCTTTCAAACCGGTGCGAACTTCGTATTCAATCCCAGGGGCCTGATCCAACAGGTCCAGACCTTCCTGAGCGAGCGTATCCAAAACAATGACTTTAGGCATGATGCGTTTCTTTGGCTGAGGGTTTGCCAGCGAAGTTAGGGAAGTGTGGGGTGTTTACTTCTTGAATTCAAGCATGAAGTCGCGAAGCTTTTCGACACCTTCGACAGGCATCGCGTTGTAGATCGAAGCACGCATACCGCCAACACTACGGTGACCGCCCAGTTGGGTCAGACCGATCTCGTTGGCTGCGGCCAGGAACTTCTTATCTGCTTCTTCGTCGCCCAGTTTGAACGTGACGTTCATCATCGAGCGAACTTCCGGCACTGCATGGCCGATGTAGTAGCCGCCAGACTGATCGATGGCATCGTACAGCATTTGGGCCTTGGCTTCATTCTGCGTCTGAAGCTTTTCCAAGCTACCGAACTCGTTTTGCAGCCACTTGCAGACCAAGCCCAGCAGGTAGATGCCAAACGTTGGTGGCGTGTTCCACATCGAGTCGTTCTCGGCATGGTTGCGATAAACCATGTAGCCGGGCAGATCGCTGCTGGCGTGCTCCATCAGGTCTTTGCGAATGATCACAACGGTCACGCCAGCTGGGCCGGCGTTCTTCTGGGCACAGGCATAGATGATGCCGTACTTCGAGACGTCGACCGGGCGGCTCATGAAGTCGGACGAAAGGTCCGCGACCAGCGGCACGTTGCCCACTTCGGGTTCGCTTTGGAACTGCACACCTTGGATGGTTTCGTTCGAGGTGATGTGCACGTAGGCAGCGTCCGAAGTCAGCTTCAGATCGCTTGGGCCAGGCAGATTGTTGTAGTTGCCAGGCTTGCCGTCCCAGGCCACGTTGGTCTTGCCTTCTTTCACGGCTTCTTCCAGGGCCTTCTTACCCCAGGTGCCGGTCAGAACGTAATCGGCTGCCTTGTCGGTACCCTTGAGCAGGTTCATCGGGATCATCGAGAACTGCAACCGTGAACCGCCCTGCAGAAGCAGGACTTCGTGGGTGTCGGGAATATTCAACAGCGAAACGAGCCGGGCCTTCGCGTCTGCGTGGATATCCATGTAGGTCTTAC
Above is a window of Blastopirellula marina DNA encoding:
- the serC gene encoding 3-phosphoserine/phosphohydroxythreonine transaminase, producing the protein MPERVFNFSAGPAVMPLPVLEEAQRDLVALPGVGSSVMELSHRGKTYMDIHADAKARLVSLLNIPDTHEVLLLQGGSRLQFSMIPMNLLKGTDKAADYVLTGTWGKKALEEAVKEGKTNVAWDGKPGNYNNLPGPSDLKLTSDAAYVHITSNETIQGVQFQSEPEVGNVPLVADLSSDFMSRPVDVSKYGIIYACAQKNAGPAGVTVVIIRKDLMEHASSDLPGYMVYRNHAENDSMWNTPPTFGIYLLGLVCKWLQNEFGSLEKLQTQNEAKAQMLYDAIDQSGGYYIGHAVPEVRSMMNVTFKLGDEEADKKFLAAANEIGLTQLGGHRSVGGMRASIYNAMPVEGVEKLRDFMLEFKK